The proteins below are encoded in one region of Pongo pygmaeus isolate AG05252 chromosome 20, NHGRI_mPonPyg2-v2.0_pri, whole genome shotgun sequence:
- the PNMA8C gene encoding paraneoplastic antigen-like protein 8C, producing MLFGVKDIALLEHGCKALEVDSYKSLMILGIPEDCNHEEFEEIIRLPLKPLGKFEVAGKAYLEEDKSKAAIIQLTEDINYAVVPREIKGKGGVWRVVYMPRKQDIEFLTKLNLFLQSEGRTVEDMARVLRQELCAPATGPRELPARKCCVPGLGEKPEAGATVQMDVVPPLDSSEKESKAGDGKRGKRKNKKNRRRHHASDKKL from the coding sequence ATGCTGTTCGGGGTGAAGGACATTGCACTGTTGGAGCACGGGTGCAAGGCCCTGGAGGTGGACAGTTACAAGTCCCTGATGATCCTGGGGATCCCGGAGGACTGCAACCACGAGGAATTCGAAGAGATAATTCGGCTGCCCCTCAAACCTCTAGGCAAGTTCGAAGTGGCTGGGAAGGCCTATCTGGAAGAAGATAAATCCAAGGCGGCCATCATTCAGCTGACGGAGGACATCAATTACGCCGTAGTCCCCAGGGAGATCAAGGGCAAGGGCGGTGTGTGGAGAGTGGTCTACATGCCCCGGAAGCAGGACATCGAATTCCTGACCAAGCTGAACCTCTTTCTGCAGAGCGAGGGCAGGACGGTGGAAGATATGGCCCGGGTCCTGAGGCAGGAACTGTGTGCCCCAGCCacaggccccagagagctgcctgcAAGAAAGTGCTGTGTGCCTGGGCTGGGGGAGAAACCGGAGGCTGGGGCCACCGTCCAGATGGACGTGGTGCCACCTCTGGACTCCTCCGAGAAGGAGAGCAAGGCTGGAGATGGCAAGAGGGGCAAAAGGAAGAACAAGAAAAACCGCCGGCGACATCACGCCTCAGACAAGAAGCTGTGA